A window of Rosa rugosa chromosome 7, drRosRugo1.1, whole genome shotgun sequence genomic DNA:
tttgttatatattatttgtgaaatttgagcacGTCCTGTAATTTATGTTACTACCTTCTATAATTGTTTTATTTAGCATGTTATATATAAATTGAGTTTTGccctgataatgaaaattcatgcgcattataaatacataattaccgtgataaagtattttcacatagcatcgaaaaaaatgtgaccattacgaatcttggtcttgaaatctaattcatttccttggaaaataattcacgtggatgtctttatgactgcataatttatatatattctctcttttttatgtaaatggctgatccaactcgacctgaatttgatattttggactcagaaggacttgagtaccatcgttgggtttccgatgtggAAATCGCCTTTGTGGTAAAAGACTACACTACCACCATCAAAACTCCCACCAACCCCAAAGACGATGGACCGTctaacaaggtgaaagcaagtgtcttaatgtttctaaggcgacatattgatcctagcctatgctgggagtaccttcagttgaagacacccaaagaactgtgggatgcccttaagggacgttttgagaacattcatgacactttgctcccagaactgaccgctcagtggaatgaaatccgcttgcttgactacaaaatggtcaatgacttcaacaagaacatgttgcgcctaaaggcacgtctcaatttctgtggaaaggaactcacagaagatgatatgatctagAAGACTCTTTCCAATTTTCTTacttcagcacttatactagcgaactagtacataggctggagtatgacaacaaaagaatcacaaccttcaataagttgatcaacctactgcaagtggttgagaggcataatgaggttattTTGAACAATAATGTCAGGCtcgttgggacaaagaaaattcctgaggctaattatggcaagGTGAAtggtggaaagaaccccaatgcaaagggggttggacgtgctgatcTCTACCCACGTGaaaacaatgcaccacgtggaaagggacatGGCGGTCGTGGTATGGGCGGTGGAGGCTCTCCCAATGTATGGTGCAGACTGCAGAGATGCtggtgctggccctagtggtcatggaaacagggtgcaaaaggcacctaagaacccttcagtcaaaaaggaaagagttggcaatgaaccatgctataagTGTGGAAttattgggcattggtacaagaagtgtcaagcaagcaacagagtagcaggcacttacaagaggtatatggagtctaaagaacaagaggctcactatatggaagaaggagaccATGACCCAGACGtaaacctcacaattgcagacttcaatggcaacaaggaacttgctcagtcaatggatgctccAGATTATGACTGATCtgcttaatttatttattttatttttcaaagacagttgtgaaggcataatgcctcatttttttaattagactattgcttggtcttaaagtttatttaaacaatggtttgatgaattagatttctgaacaagaccttgatttgattatcattggcttattaataaatttcaaatttttttttctgaagcattgaatttattcgattttatttactacacatatcgaagtagcactataaagatgtaaagcaatacatctagaaaaattagtagaatgaaaagattatcattctacctaaatcgaaatactctaaagaatatgagatatatttttttgaattaTTTAATAATACCTCTCATTTACTTGTACTCTTGTAGGAATGAATCGAGGAGAGCTTGAGTGCTTAGTTGATAGTGGGACTACCCACACCATATTAaggaataggcaattattcattgaattaatagcctataattcctctgtgactattggatcatcacaagtaataaaagggcGAGGAACTGTCAAATTTTTGCTGCCTAACGGCACAATGTTTAAAGTCACAaacgctctgtatgcaccaagagctaatcgaaccttgttaagtttcaaagatattagtgccaacggttatcatatAGGAAcccactgtgagaatggaaccgaatacctttatattacctctaatgaatgtggaaggaaacgcattttagataaactaatgagtcaatctagtggactgtacctcactactatCCGGATAATTGAATCCTACGCTGTcgccaacaatgaaatgtgagacactgactcatacaggctttggcatgactgcctagggcaccctggtcgtgacatgatgatccgtattttaaagaactcacacagacatcccttctttcgagtgaaaaagaaaatgggaaaaacTTTCTGAAACGCCCCGATTTGCACCTCATCAAATCAAAGTCATTACAATGCCGCGAACTCTTAAAACCCAAGCTAAGATATTCTTAACTTAGATCCTAAAAGCCGTAAggcaaaagaaataaaatctgGATATTTTGGTAATTGAGGCACTGTGACgcgcttaagctggtgaggtgttgtttggggcgttacatttATCTTATTAAATATTAATAATATTGACGTTTTTACTTAAACAACGTAGTGAAGGTAAATATAATTTCAAGAACCCAAATTTTTATTCTCTAAAACCCcaaaattttctctcaattttttttttgttgatattAAAAATTTATAACTAAAAGAAACTATGCCAAATCCTTACTCAAAATGGAAAGGTTTCTTGTTTGCTCGCTCATGCATGTATCGTTATCTCTTAAATGCAGGCACACATATATGTCCTTAATTatgataagatttttttttttgattaatcATCAAGAACTTTATTGATTAAATAGAGCAATTACAATCAAAAGCTAAAACAACTAGAATGCTTTCTGGAGCTTGGTCTATCCATACTTGAGTAGTATTGGATTCATAGGCAATGGCTGCTAACCTATGTGCCACAGAATTGGCAGTTCTAGGAGCAAAAGTGAATGTCAGATTATGTACCATCTTACTGCATTGTTGTATATCCAGCAACAAATTGGTATTTTCATTGAGAtcaaaatcttcttcttcaatctcttgtatGGCAACCTGGCAGTCACTTTCAAGGCAAGAGTCTTGAAGGCCCCTCTGCCGCAGAAACTCGATGCCCTCTCTGATTGCTAGCAGCTCTACCTGCTTTGAAGATGAAACATGTTGTACACACTTTGAAAAAGCAGCAACAAAAGAACCATCACTTCTCCTGATTACTCCACCAATACCTCCAATATCTTTAGAAGGCAAGAAAGCTCCATCAACATTGATTTTGAGCTGCTGACTTGATGGTAAATTAATTATGATAAGATTAATGAATGACAACAGTAAATTAATCGTGAGGAATtgtttcgtgatctcctcccaGAGAAAGTCTTGCGTACGTCTCCAATATCATGTGTTTGGTACAGCTGACCAAACAGTGCTATACATGGAAGTGTTTTGAGTATTTGACTTAAAAAAACAGAAGTAGTTTCAAAATAAGAATAATTTTTTCTAGATTTTAATTGGGCAGCAGCATCGCTACGTGATACGGCTGCGTATATAAGAAATTTGCCTCCTCCCATCACTAACATAAGGCTTGCCCCAATATGTATGGCAACTAATCAGAAAATGATAGCACAACGCGTCAAAGCATGCATAGGATGACTTTGAACGATCCTTCAATACGGTGGCTGCAGATGAATCTATAATCGTAGGGGATAAATTCTAACTTTCAATAGCCCTATAATTCAAAGACGTCAGAAATATAGATGTTCATGAGTCAGAATCATAAACTTTCATTTACAATCATTAACATTATTGGTTATGTTATTTAAACCGAGTGTATATTCATCTCTTAGCCGGAAATATTCTTTATCCGTAGATACAATCTGCGTATCATAAACTACTATCAAGTGACAGACATTACTCCATGGAGACAAACTATTATCTGGTGACAAACTTCTACTACAGATTGATCGCTACTCTGCGACTGCATGAATTGATTCTACTATTAATATATTTGATATACAAGAAAAAGACGTAACCAAAAGGCAAAAGTAAGCAAGAGAAGCAAGATCTATATGATGAACATTTAATATTGCTGTACTGGGTTCTTCAATAATCATAGTTTCATAGGATATTTCAAACCACGAAGGAAATCCCACATAATATCCTTCTTTATTCTCATGCAGGATGAGATCATTGGAAAAACGTGACTAGCCATTAATGTAGTAATGTACAACATATGCCATATCTAAAATCGATCATCTCCAATAACAAATAATAACGAAAAATACTAGTGCAATCAATACACAAGAAATTTTAattaagtaaaggaaaaaaaaaaaaaacacaaatgaAGGGGGTTCGTTGATTTCTACCAAAATCGTTCCTACTTTCTCATCCTTCTCAATAAACAAATATATATCATGATCACCCTTCTCCAACTAGTCTCTGATTTCTAAAACTCTAAAGAAGAGAAACCACAGAGACGAAGATCGGGAAAACCccccaaaaataaacaaataaaagtaaaaccaactccaaaacccaaaaatatatacaaatgGATTGTTTAATGGAGTAACAAGCTAGAAAGATCTTCTAAAAGATCGATCTCAATCATGCAGCACCTTTGTTAGCTTGGACCTGAGGCTGCATGTGAGCCTGGGCTTGAGCAAAGGGAACGTGACTGTGTAACCTTGAATGGTTATTGGTTAGAccagaagaaggagaagaagacttGATGGTGGTGTTGGTGGTTGGGTTGGTGGTAGTAGTGTTGGGGGAGGCGGTAGTGACGACGCGCTCACAGGAGGGACACATTGTGAGAGTGGTGGCAGGAAGCTGCATGTAGAAAGGTTGAGAGGTTTTCAAGGCTCTTAATTCTTGCAGTTCCTTTTGTAACCTTCTGTTCTCTTCTGTCAGTGTTTCGCAGCACCTCTTTAAGTACTCACAATCTACTTCTGTTTGCTTCAGCTTGGTCCTGTGTGATCAATTTGAATTACATCATTGAATATTTCACCAAACAATACAAGCAACAAAATAATTCCAAATCCATGTGCACATGAACAGTGCCCCAAATATTAATACAACAGTAATGGGTTTTTTGAGATTTAtttaaacaataaaaataaatgagtaaggaaaataaaaatacCTTGCTCTTCGATTCTGAAACCACACTTCCACTTGGCGGGGACGAAGATTTAACTGTTTTGCCAGAGCTAttttttgcttctgcaaaatgTTAAGTCACAGATTAATCAACTAATAAAtaaatgttttcttttttggtcataAAACTAATAAATAAATGTTACGGACATGTATAGCAAAGAATCAAAGATTGAGTCTTTGGTATTGAATTTTTGGTTTTGTCTTTAGCTTTTTGACTTACGGGATTTAAGGTGCTGTGTTCTTTGAAGCTCTCTTCAAGAAAAGCCGATTGGTCCTTGGAGAGCCTGAGTTTCTTCCGAGTCGACCCGTTCTCGTCGTCGTCACTCGCTCTTGAACTCGCTCTCTCCGTCTCGAGCACCTCCAAATCCAAGTCTCTCTTGCTTCTCCTAACACCGAAATCCATCTGGAACGACGACACGGTGCTGTTCGGAGAAGAGAGCTGCGCCGCCGCGTCTTCTGCCTCATCGGCCGTACCCGCCACCAAGGGGAACCGATTTACATCCAGCCCCTTTCCTGGTTCATCTAGACCGGCCGGTTCGGACACTGCCACTGTAATAAAATGCAAAAGTACCCATCTAATCAAAAACCCATTTCagacaaaaccaaaaacacaaaCCCATTTCAGCACACAACAATTAAAGACTCGGGACGTGTTTTGGTGCTAAGAAAATCAACCCACATGACATGGATTTTATTTACAAAAAAGGACATAGAAAATGAACGGGTAGTTAGTTATTTACAGTTATCAGTGAGCCAGGGGAAGCGAAGCTGAGAAGAAGTCTTCATAACCGGGGCAGAAGGCAAGAGATTGAGCTGAATAGGTGGATCTGATgaaacccttcttcttcttcgactaCTCTCATCTTCTTGATCATAACCTTCACGGCTTTCCCTGCTTCCTAGGGCCATGCAAAACCCTAGATCCTTGTTGCTACCCATGCTTGGGGTTTTGTCAAGGAAGAGAAACTGCTTTGGAGCATCGCCTAAGCTGAGAGCAAGCTCCATTTTTGACTGTTAGTTGAAAAATAATGGTGGAAAGGGAGGAGGGCCTTGGAGGagtataaaaagagagaaaaagagagagatgaaTAAGAGAGACCAAAGTGAACAAGTCTAATAAATAGAGTCCTATGTCTATCCACTCTCTACATATTTTAATGTAATGTGTGTGTAAACATAGAAACACAACtcccttttattttctttttggttctgtgaggagagagagagagagagagagagagagaagaagaagaagaagaagaagaagaagaagagagagagagaggaattgACCGACAAATCCAGGTTGACAAACGCACGTGAATCTATTTAATTATACATCGGTTCATACACgagactagagagagagagaagagaaaagaaagagatcCGGGTCGGAGTCGGGGTCAGACCAAAATAAAAACACAATAGATTTTATCCTTTTGGTAGTCAAAATATTATTAGCGCATGCATGCTCCGGCTCTGCTGCAAAAGATTGTGTTCTTCGACTATTGTTTTTTTGTGATTCTCAAACATGACTAGATTTGGTAAATCCGAAAGAAATCTACCATGCATCCGAGGTCTATTTCAGATACGTTGTATTATATTTCATACAATAGTGAACTAATTTCatttaatatgaataatcaGTGTACAATTTGCGTTAATAAATAGTTAGTCCCGGCTAAAATTTGATACATTAATGTTCTGAAATGTTAGAAGGTGGCTAGATACATATATATGCCTAACACATGTACGTGCATTCCTTTTAATCTCCCACGGGAAGAGAAAAGTGGCGGTACGAACCGTGGGCTACGTACTTCCAATGGTGGTGAACAGGTTAGGTCAGTGAATTAATCTCCACGTAATTGGATACTACATAAATCAATTTTGTGTGCTCACCAAAACTTAAGATCAATTGACCATACGCTTTACATAATACTTTAAATAAGTCTCTACCCATGAAGGTGAATCATTGCAATCTCATCATTATTTTTAGAGGAATCACCATTAACTACTCAGATATTCTTAAAATAATTCAAATTTTAAAATCTAGTAATGTGATTTTAATTAATTCATATTGTAAGAGGCATATCATTGCACAAGAGTATTATGAGATGCTCGTTATCTATGAGAGATTTTTATTTGAAAATGATGTATCAACTGAAACTGGTATAGAATTTGAGAAATTGAAGTCGGTTTGACTTTTGTGCTGAAAATAATAGCAATTGGGTAGGTTTTACAATGAAATCTTACATGGGGCAAGAATGTTTTATTGAATCAAATATGTAATGCTAAATGTGAAGGTGATTATCGTCCCCACTGTTTGCTAAATAATTGTCCTATCTTTTCTTACCAAACAAAGGCCACGATTATCATGACCTAAATATACGAAAACAATCAattaaaacataattataaaacTCATGAATCGAGGGCAGGGATTAAAATGATGGGGGCATGTTGTATTTTAAAATATTATCATGAGCAGGATCATGATGAAGATAATGATGCTAATATGAAAGGGAATGATGTGGGATGTTGTTATTACCAAATACACAATGATAAGGGTTTGCCATGCACTGTTGGGTTTTTGTTCGTATTCAAATGATAGCCAATTAAGTTAAAAGTAGGGTTTTCCCAGTTTCCAaccttctcttctttcttttttctattattttttttcctcgaTCGTCTTTTTCTGATCTGAAATGAAATGACTCTGCTGATGGCTCTCCTAGCTTGGACCGCTGACTCACCAACCAGAGTGAGCAGCTAGGGCTGGCTATTTATgctttcagagagagagagacagagagcaGCAGTGCAACTTTACCGACTCTGTTGTGTGACGTATCATTCCAACTCTTGGGTGGAGCCACACCCAATTCCGTCTTCTCGGCAACCAAACTTGCTGGCTTGCTAGCATGATAGGTAAACAGAGATAATCTTTGGGTTTGCCAATAAAGAGAAAATCTTCGGGTACCATTCAACTCGTATTATATACCCTAAAGTCTACTTACTCTATCATACGAAGGTAGAAAAAACTCAGTACCAACTGTACACTGTACACATACTAAACTGATGATGGCATTGCAATAATTTATTTACGATGGCAAACGGCTACGTTGTTATTAACTTATTACTCAAAATAATAGATCATTGCGTGAATATACTAAATCAGATACAACATACATCACGTTTCTCCATTAAATACTGATGATCAGTAGCGTTTCACTCTAACATATATAGGTTTCATATCGAGCAACAATTTTTTATATAAGTAACATAACATGTTAGATGATGATCGCCAATCAGAAAACAATATAACACATCGGTCATTGACTATTATAAATATGTTTTGGTTGAAGCAGACAAAGTGATCATCTTTTACGATTCCAAGAGAAGCACTTTTTCACTAATCACTTTTCTTTCGTATAGTTTATGGGGGCAAGTTGCTTTTGTGTCTTTTAAGCACCTAGAAGCTTAATCAGCTTATGCTTGTGGTTGGTCTCTTTGGACTTGGTAGATAGGAGTGCCATAAAGGCCGAGGACAAGGGCATCCAATGGAGGCCTCTATTATAGGGAGAGGGAGGTGGTCTTTAGTTTCCTTCTTCTGGGTTTTAAATTAGAGAAATCAATAATTTGAAGATGTTTGTTTGGTGGTCCCACGCGCGTGGGTTAGCTTTTTAAACAAGTCGTAATTAAAATGCACATCCAGAGGATGTGACCGGGTCAGATATGTCATGCTTTTGGGATCATTGCAATAATTGAAGTCATGCAGGCTTTAATGATAggtttgagagagaaaaagggAATGAAATGAGAGAGATATATTATGTGAATTATTGGCTGGAACCCTGTCGTTTGTGGCACCAAGTTATGGAGTATGTATGACTCTACCTCTATAGAACAAACCCTAattaaacccccccccccctcctcttACATTCCcttgatcatcaatttgacaatAATCATATCACCACAAATTGTAGTGATTACATCAAGCTTGCCCATTGCCTACCTGCCACGTCTTAATTGTAGCTTAACCGAACTTTTGTTCGTGCAAGAAAACTTGGATACAGTAAGTTTGGCTTAAAAGACCGCCTTTATTCTTCTTCAAATGATCCTTGATGCGATTGGGATTCCCAAAATAATGAAGTCCAAGCTCCAAGCCATGCCTCGTGTGTGAGCAAGCGTATCTGCCACAATGTTACGTTTTCTATGAACATGAGCAAACATCTACCTCCGGTTTATTAGAGCAACTTCAACAGCTTTCTTATAATTtatgtataatagggaagcaaaagtcaaaactttaacatttttttcttctccaactccaacagattccataTTTTACAgtaatctctaaaatcttcatattcttccttaaaattttagagattgctgtaaatatatggaatttggttttctctgttctcacttttccctaaaatagggatag
This region includes:
- the LOC133722542 gene encoding homeobox-leucine zipper protein HOX11, with amino-acid sequence MELALSLGDAPKQFLFLDKTPSMGSNKDLGFCMALGSRESREGYDQEDESSRRRRRVSSDPPIQLNLLPSAPVMKTSSQLRFPWLTDNLAVSEPAGLDEPGKGLDVNRFPLVAGTADEAEDAAAQLSSPNSTVSSFQMDFGVRRSKRDLDLEVLETERASSRASDDDENGSTRKKLRLSKDQSAFLEESFKEHSTLNPKQKIALAKQLNLRPRQVEVWFQNRRARTKLKQTEVDCEYLKRCCETLTEENRRLQKELQELRALKTSQPFYMQLPATTLTMCPSCERVVTTASPNTTTTNPTTNTTIKSSSPSSGLTNNHSRLHSHVPFAQAQAHMQPQVQANKGAA